A genome region from Trichoderma asperellum chromosome 7, complete sequence includes the following:
- a CDS encoding uncharacterized protein (EggNog:ENOG41~TransMembrane:1 (i243-266o)), whose product MSVKAAPSTSHLLHLPLSPSFCSNSRRPVLPPLGIALPKPSAVAHDIAHHQHLVNGLRTPPVDEMSTTYQQVPAAYDSHALRSYTSAIVHPSRAKAMAVAGVNDARQYGRYAAVQQNQHQHQQHQHQHQHQHQIPVSQTLHAPLHSTPSDRSTKSTPASVISTKDTTLSRRSSETLIYHSLQIPRCISPSGGSLADFAAQMTCLFWFEPIEQLRKAESMKSRPNVLPSRLYDLAKPSPQFRKWVYNVLSTTQVTQNVILLALLFIYRLKCSTPQIKGRGGSEYRLLTVSLMLGNKFLDDNTYTNKTWAEVSCFTVNEIHVMEVEFLSNMRYNLLASKDEWEEWLTKLACFHDYYEQALHISASPLHVASPSSRSFHSPIPSPTTTTLAAPADLAFMPNGAPNFSPTTSRHAQNWAMYHANPVSPLAARPSMVLPVNRKRSPEVDPIEHPAKRHMRQAPRPNMAVPPVMNAQPQDSARLPVPHLTLVTTQVPPTQPTTFPASATSAAVTMTPMTTGYTPQSPYSAANQGVVSLPPLQTGTRAMSTVYQPPTAATASATAGFPNTALPGQPSMAYTTPTKHLTSAYTSSPMAENLFGTASGIHTPIALTPISHSPSVYLQQRASPYRPIRHVNRLLYPPPSASLDQYHLAVPVQPTQMHYQPLGRRNDLRTGVVPEFIVYNRGQQSLPQNGVQGAYAP is encoded by the exons ATGTCGGTTAAAGCTGCGCCCTCGACGTCGCATCTACTTCACCTACCGCTGTCGCCGTCCTTCTGCTCCAACTCTCGACGACCCGTGCTGCCTCCCCTCGGCATTGCCCTGCCCAAGCCTTCGGCCGTCGCCCACGATATCGCCCATCACCAGCATCTGGTAAACGGCCTGAGGACGCCTCCAGTCGACGAGATGAGCACCACCTACCAGCAGGTGCCGGCCGCGTACGACAGCCATGCCCTGCGATCATACACTTCGGCAATTGTCCACCCCAGCAGGGCAAAGGCCATGGCAGTCGCTGGCGTCAACGATGCGAGGCAATATGGCCGATATGCTGCAGTCCAGCAaaaccagcaccagcaccagcaacaccagcaccagcaccaacaccaacaccagaTTCCCGTCTCGCAGACTCTGCATGCACCACTACACAGCACCCCCTCTGATCGATCTACGAAATCAACACCTGCATCAGTCATTTCCACCAAGGACACTACCTTATCACGGAGGAGCTCAGAGACCTTGATCTACCACAGTCTCCAGATCCCGAGATGCATCAGCcccagcggcggcagcttggCAGATTTTGCTGCTCAG ATGACGTGCCTCTTTTGGTTCGAACCTATTGAGCAGCTCAGAAAGGCCGAGAGTATGAAATCACGACCAAATGTGCTCCCCTCTCGCCTGTATGATCTGGCCAAACCCAGCCCGCAGTTCCGAAAATGGGTATACAACGTGCTGTCGACGACCCAGGTCACACAAAACGTAATCCTGCTAGCTCTGCTATTCATCTACCGACTCAAGTGTTCAACACCACAGATCAAGGGGAGAGGAGGCAGCGAGTATCGATTGCTTACTGTCTCTCTCATGCTTGGCAATAAAT TCCTCGACGACAACACTTATACTAACAAGACGTGGGCTGAAGTGTCTTGCTTCACCGTCAATGAGATTCACGTCATGGAAGTCGAGTTTTTGAGCAACATGCGATATAACCTCCTTGCCTCCAAGGACGAATGGGAGGAGTGGTTGACCAAGCTGGCCTGCTTCCACGACTACTACGAACAGGCCCTCCATATCTCGGCATCGCCGCTGCACGTTGCGTCTCCGTCTTCCAGGAGCTTCCATTCTCCCATCCCCTCGCCGACCACGACAACGCTGGCTGCCCCCGCTGACCTGGCCTTTATGCCCAACGGCGCACCAAACTTCTCGCCTACTACCTCGAGACACGCTCAGAACTGGGCCATGTACCACGCCAACCCCGTGTCGCCGCTGGCTGCGAGGCCGTCGATGGTTCTGCCCGTCAACCGAAAGCGCAGCCCCGAGGTGGACCCGATTGAACACCCTGCCAAGCGACACATGCGTCAAGCTCCAAGACCCAACATGGCGGTGCCACCGGTCATGAATGCCCAGCCCCAGGACTCGGCCAGGCTCCCTGTCCCGCATCTCACTCTCGTCACGACGCAGGTTCCTCCCACCCAGCCAACTACTTTTCCGGCCTCGGCAAcatcagcagcagtgacGATGACGCCAATGACGACTGGATATACCCCTCAGTCACCCTATTCCGCTGCTAACCAGGGCGTGGTGTCTCTGCCACCTCTACAGACTGGCACACGCGCCATGTCCACCGTCTACCAGCCTCCTACCGCCGCGACGGCATCGGCCACGGCCGGTTTCCCCAACACGGCGCTTCCTGGCCAGCCATCGATGGCCTATACTACGCCCACCAAGCACCTCACCTCTGCCTACACCTCTTCGCCAATGGCTGAGAATTTGTTTGGAACCGCCTCGGGAATACATACGCCGATTGCCCTTACGCCCATCTCACACTCTCCCAGCGTCTACTTGCAGCAACGGGCCAGTCCCTACAGACCTATCCGCCACGTCAACCGGCTGCTCTACCCACCGCCGTCGGCATCGCTGGATCAGTATCATCTGGCGGTCCCCGTCCAGCCCACGCAGATGCACTACCAGCCTCTTGGTAGACGAAACGATTTACGCACCGGCGTGGTGCCCGAGTTTATCGTGTACAATCGGGGCCAGCAGTCCCTCCCGCAAAATGGAGTGCAAGGAGCGTATGCACCCTAG